aataaaaatatttgaaaggaatCTTGAACCAAAACATAAATGATATACTGAATTTTGACTCAGGTAGACCTGGATGTGAAACCTCTAGTCTGAAGCTCTGTGGGCTTTGGTTGCTACATCTATAAGATTCTCCCACAAATTCTAAGAATAGATGAATTAAATATGTGCAATATATGTACAATGTGTGAAAATGCCACATAATTCAAATGGTTATTGATGTTATTATTATGAATAAACTGACAAAGAAGTAAAGTTACATAAGGAGGAAGTAGGAtgcattgtaaaaattaaaatcaggcaGCTCTCGTTTGACCAAGAAATTTCTCTCTTCATGCTGCTAAGCATACAATCTTGCTGATCTGAGCTGCTTTGGTAGGAAGGGAATGGTGCTCTTGCAGTACACAGAAAAATCAttttggttctctctctctccctctctctttctgtctctgatcTCTTCACAGACCCTGGATGCCTTACATTTTCAGCAAAGTGAGATCTGAGTCTAATGGAAAGCCAGAAGAACTCCCAAATCATGCCCTTTAGCCTAGCTGTGTTGCATTAAGTAGCCAAAGCTCATGTGATCTCGCaaataaaagacatacatgcTACTGACCCAGCACCTAGCTAAGCCTGGCCAAACAGTCCCATTTTCCAACAGTTTCATCAAAACCAAATTATTAGTGCAGAACCATCAAATATGCCAAGCCCAGGTGTCTGTACTTGAAGCAATGTATCCAAATAGGCCCAAGGAGAAATTTGGGGGTGGGTTAGAGGAAGTGTTGGAACCTTTGGTTAACAAAACACTAAGCTACAAAGCACCAATGTTTTCCAGAAAGCAAATGCCACCAAATGAAATTCAGTCAATATATCTTCCATATGACAAAGCTACCGCCAACATTTtccttctgtaaagtgtttagacTACAGACTTTTACTAGCCTTTTCCAGCCTGGTGTTTCTCAATAACGAAGCCAACTCTATCAATGCTTCAAGTATCAATGTCTGGCAACTCTGTAAGGATTAGCACCCATTTAGTGGTCAGGAAAATTCATTCCAAGATGCTAAAGAGgtgctttgtttttaatttttttaatttaagatttAGTAGATTCTATGATCATAGGGTTACGTTCCTTTCAATAGAGCTCAGTCATGAGTAAATTAAAACTGCAAATCATGGAGACAGAAATGAAAGATCCACTAAACTCTCTCAAAGCCACAATTATTCAACCTTAGTGCATTGCATTTCCTATACATCCTAAGGCTGCCAGCTGGAAAAAGAATGGAGTCTGAGTCTCCCAAACTGTAGCAATTGTGAGTCATAATCATATTACTAATAATAATTCTCACATACATGGGCATTACTGAACGAGTGGCTCTGTTACAGGAGGATGAGGCCACCCTGACCATGGAGAAGAAATGGCCTTTTAAAGTTGCCTATGGAGGTCTCAGATAAAGAGTATATGATGTTGCATCCCTGCCTAAATGTCTTCATAAAGTGCAAATTAATGCAGATCCTAACTAGGCATTTGGAACGCTAACCTAGTTTTCTGTGTTTAGCTAATAGCTAGCAATTTTGCTTACACTTTTATCCTCTCATTACATAGCAATAATGATTATTTAGTAAATACATGTGAAAGGCCAGGTACTCCATAGCACACTCCTCCTGGGTTGGAAATAACCCCCCTCCTAATGCTTCCATTTGAATAATTTAGTTGCTGATACACCAAATCAAATATAGCTGTGACAGGTATCCCACTAATGCTTTTTTTGGAGGCTAAGATCAGACCCTTTCTTAGCCTGTTTCCCTCGGTGATTGCCTGGCCAAATTCAGGGTAAGGGCTGGGACAAACAGGATGCTGGAGGAAATCCAGAGCCTTAATCAATGTTAACCCTTCATAAATCTTAAAGGTACTCAGATGGCTTGTCtgatttgaaaattattaatgATACTGGGGAGAAGTAAGGAAAGGCTATTTTATAACTAGTCAAATATTCTGGAACAAGGCAGAGAGTTTGGAATAGACATGTAGAAGAGAAAGATGTAAAATATGGCCTTGTGAGATGCCACCCAGTTCATATCTGGACATATGACTGATATAAACCTTTACAAGTCACTTGAGAATTTTTACTCCTAGATGCAGAATGGAATAATAGAAGTCCCACTAGAGGAGTTGGGGTGACCCCAGGGCACATTTTCTTGTCTGCCAGGTACACAACACATCTCACTGATGTATCACAGAGACAAATTTCTTAATAGGATAGCCAAGCCCCACACAGAATGATTTCGGACAACAGAGTCCCATTCCTTCCCTATGAGGAGAAAATTGGAAGCGAGACTGGGATTTGGAAGAGTCCAGGGTGAGGGCAGAACTAGGGTTGTTTTCTCCTATCCAGAATCAGGTCTGGCTTAAAGGGAGGGGAATGACAGGGCTGAAGGAAGAGGCAGGAAACATGTCTCTCCACCCCAATGCTGCTTAAATGTGGTTGCTCAAAGGGGCAATATCCTGCTCTCCTCTTCTGATGGGAAGTTGGCCGTGTCCCCAGTTCTGCAGAAGGAATGCAGGCAGAAAGGAGCACTACAAATGGGCTTTTCCTTGGGTGCTTAAGTGGCAGGTGTGAAGGGAAATGGGGTGGGTGCCTTCAATGGGAGGAGCCACTGAACTGGGGAATACTGCTGGTCCAGGGGctttcccctttccctcccaGCTTCCTCCCATCCCCAATTCCCTGCATCAACAAACACAGTGCTCAAAAATCAGAACCTGTCCTAACATACTCAGGCACAGGTGTCCACAAGCCCAACCTCCTTCACCTCAACACCCTGAAATCCCGTTTGCTCTTAAAAGCACAGACAGGCCCAAGCACACTGAGAGGTCTGAGCCAGCACATCCTTGCTACTGGGAATTAAGAAACACCGTGATGTAAAGTGGCATTTGTGACACTGTAGTGCTTTAACAAGAAAATTGGGGGGTAGAGGAGGGTGTGCCAGCAGGTTTCAAAGCATCACAATCAGTCCTGACGTGTTTGGGGAAGGCATGGAGGACAGATCTCTGATCCCTGCTGGTACTCTCCAGTCCCGCATCCTCCCGCAGTCTCTCGAAAGTGTTTAGATACCCGGGCAGGGCCCCGCGTCCATTTTGCCAGCCAGGAACCACCGAGTTTGGGAACTTTGAAAGCCAGGGGATGGGGGTGGTTGTCGCCAAGGCTCGGATTTCGGCGCCAGAGTTCTCAGCCAGGAAAGCAGTTGAAAATCAACACCCATCTGCCTGTTCTTTCTCATCCCCCACCACTTTTTCCTTCACCCTTCTAGGACTGCACACAGATCCTAaccacccccgccccccccaccacacacacattcacacaccctTGGGCTGAGAAGATTTTTGATTCTGAAGGCGGCAAACCCGCAGAACTGAAAGGGTCTCGCCACCCCCCTCTCTGCCCCGCGGCTACATACAATAAAACCCCATACACCCCAAACATCACAACACAATCCACATCAACCAGTGACTCCGGCGCGTCCCGTACCTGATATGCAGACGATGAAATTGgcttgaagaagaaaaagcacCTCCCAGACTATTTCCATCCTCTGATTCTCATTCCAAGTGCATCACTCGACGGGAAAACAGGGGGGGAAGGGGGCAGCCCGAcacggcacacacacacatgcacacgcgcacacacTTCCGAGCGAGTGCACACTCGCACCCCCACCCGACAGCCGGCCAGGGACAGTCACCCCCAAGATCAATATCGCAGTTTGAATTGTTCCGGCAAATCTCCCCTCGGACTGGACGGATGTGCGCCCCAGATGTGCTGACACATGTCCGATGTCTCGCTGCCTTGGAGGTCTCCCCGCTCGCGTGTCTCTTCTCTTCGCACCAGCGGCGGAAACCGCActagcagcggcggcggcggcggcagccaCCTGAAGCCACCAACACTGGGCTCTTCCAGCAAAAACGAGACCCCGATTCGCCTGGCGCCCCGAGAAGACATAGACGATAGCCCCCCCTCCCCGCCGGGCCGTGCAATTCCGGGCTCCCGGGAGCGCGTGGCTCGCTGGCTAAGCCCAGGCAGGTCCGCGGCAAGTTGCCCTCGAAGTCCGCCCCGCTCACCGGGGCACGGTCGGAGGGTGGCTGCTGCGCTCCGGGGCCGTTCTTCTCCTGCTTCCGGGGGGCGGGGAAGGAGCAGACACAgcagacacacagagaaagagaggcagggaTTATTGCCCGAAACCGCCAGCCGCCGGCAGCCTCCGCCGACCCTCCCTGTTCCCCAAGTCCGCGCGCAGCCCGCCGCCTCTCAGCCGGGTTCCGGCCGTGCGTCCAGGGCGCCCAGGGGAagggctgggcccgggggacTGGGGCGCGGTGGGAGCCCACGGACCCTCCACGTCGCGCGCGCGCGTTTCCTGCTCCTCTGCTATTTTCCTGGACTCCCCAGAACCCCCAGTCGCCCGGCTTCCATCGCCCGCAACTAGCGCCGCTGCCGAGATTTTCCGCAATGCAACTGCAGGGGTCGTTATTTCCTCGCCTACGGATCCCGACGCTTCCCAACTCCGAGAGGAGGAGGGCAGGTGGgggcgggaggaggaggaggagaaggaggctcCGCCAGGTGAGCGTCCTCGCCGCCGCCGGGAGTCCCAGCGTCAGCTCCGCAGCCCGGCACCCGGGGGCGGAGGCGGGAGGCCCGGGCGGGGAGGTGAGGCTGAGCGCGgccatgaggaggaggaggaggaggtggaggaggaggaggaggaggaggaggcggcggctGGGTGTCACAGCTTCAGGCCACCTTGGCCG
The sequence above is drawn from the Symphalangus syndactylus isolate Jambi chromosome 20, NHGRI_mSymSyn1-v2.1_pri, whole genome shotgun sequence genome and encodes:
- the LOC134735376 gene encoding gap junction alpha-3 protein-like; the encoded protein is MSDVSLPWRSPRSRVSSLRTSGGNRTSSGGGGGSHLKPPTLGSSSKNETPIRLAPREDIDDSPPSPPGRAIPGSRERVARWLSPGRSAASCPRSPPRSPGHGRRVAAALRGRSSPASGGRGRSRHSRHTEKERQGLLPETASRRQPPPTLPVPQVRAQPAASQPGSGRASRAPRGRAGPGGLGRGGSPRTLHVARARFLLLCYFPGLPRTPSRPASIARN